One segment of Drosophila ananassae strain 14024-0371.13 chromosome 3R, ASM1763931v2, whole genome shotgun sequence DNA contains the following:
- the LOC6498129 gene encoding uncharacterized protein LOC6498129 has translation MCEVQEFLDGLCKTFRKFKEMRRLEMVQILNQVRCCECGHKMRMQKVEVQNSLALKTSTPARIRNILLISFLLVLLLYGYILHAVRRHNRIRTYGSSACESTFLYKYTDCEVIY, from the coding sequence atgtGCGAAGTCCAGGAGTTTCTCGATGGCCTCTGCAAGACCTTTCGGAAGTTCAAGGAGATGCGCCGCCTGGAGATGGTCCAGATTCTTAACCAGGTTCGTTGCTGCGAATGTGGACACAAGATGCGAATGCAGAAGGTGGAGGTGCAGAACTCCCTCGCCCTAAAGACTTCCACTCCGGCCAGGATTAGGAATATCCTTCTTATCAGTTTTCTACTGGTACTCCTGCTCTATGGCTATATCCTTCATGCCGTGAGGCGGCACAATCGCATCAGGACATATGGCAGCAGTGCCTGCGAATCGACATTTCTATATAAGTATACGGATTGCGAAGTGATTTACTGA
- the LOC123257312 gene encoding uncharacterized protein LOC123257312: MKHLIAFLLFVACLSRTLADPRYYDNYTVYRVHIKNSHQQIIIDQLLEQHDNYNLWHRTVREVHLMVNPRVQSEFRKIMLKEYIKIEILIPNVQALIENQTGYRRI, from the exons ATGAAGCACTTGATCGCATTCTTATTATTTGTGGCTTGTCTATCCAGGACATTGGCGGATCCTCGCTACTATGACAACTATACGGTTTACAGGGTCCATATTAAAAACTCCCATCAGCAAATAATAATTGATCAGTTGCTGGAACAACATGATAAT taCAATTTATGGCATCGAACTGTCCGAGAAGTCCATTTGATGGTAAATCCAAGAGTTCAAAGTGAATTTCGCAAAATAATGTTGAAAGAATATATTAAGATTGAAATATTGATACCAAATGTTCAAGC ACTTATAGAAAATCAAACAGGATATCGAAGGATATGA